From Bacteroidota bacterium, a single genomic window includes:
- a CDS encoding vanadium-dependent haloperoxidase: MQLNLLILLIFVGLSFSCSNDRKEKHTYSGYDLAAANSNLTEVIVADIFNPPFASRIYAYSHLAAYETLTACDTALGPYALRNKLNGLRAFTFEVPQKPVIAEVAAIHAFYKTAKKLVWSEAKIASFDSSFLASCKLRHSQEEMKNSIAYGEKMSTLILKWAKQDGFIETRKMTRYTLTNKPGDWKQTPPDYINALEPYWGTHRTFMIDSASQFTFDAPPEYNLTKDAVYRNYLDSLYTLTSNLNETQKEIATFWDDNPNVSTHQGHITVQNQKMTPGGHWLAIAQDIIIKKNKTFAEAAKAFALTSIAIQDALIATWHAKYFYNTVRPVTVILENISEEWDPYLQTPPFPEYPSGHSTLSGAASSVLIALWGDTIAFTDSSEFEYGLPVRSFDSFTQAANEVSISRVYGGIHYQFACDNGLKNGRRIGDFIVKKHKQQ, from the coding sequence ATGCAATTAAACCTATTAATCCTGTTGATTTTTGTTGGCCTTTCCTTTTCATGCAGCAATGACAGAAAAGAAAAACATACCTATAGCGGTTACGACCTTGCTGCGGCAAATAGCAATCTGACCGAAGTGATAGTTGCCGACATTTTTAATCCACCTTTTGCAAGCCGAATATATGCTTACAGCCATCTTGCAGCTTATGAAACACTGACTGCCTGCGATACCGCATTGGGGCCATATGCACTGCGAAATAAGCTTAACGGACTACGTGCATTTACATTTGAAGTGCCTCAGAAGCCCGTAATAGCTGAAGTTGCAGCCATACATGCCTTTTATAAAACAGCAAAAAAGTTAGTTTGGAGCGAAGCAAAAATAGCATCCTTCGATTCGTCATTTTTAGCATCATGTAAATTACGGCATTCCCAAGAGGAGATGAAAAATTCAATTGCCTATGGCGAAAAAATGAGCACCCTTATACTGAAATGGGCCAAACAGGACGGTTTTATTGAAACAAGAAAAATGACACGCTATACACTTACCAATAAACCTGGTGATTGGAAGCAAACACCGCCTGATTACATCAATGCATTGGAACCATATTGGGGTACACACCGCACGTTTATGATTGACAGTGCTTCACAATTTACGTTTGATGCCCCTCCTGAATATAACCTTACTAAAGACGCTGTGTATCGTAATTACCTTGATAGTTTATATACCCTAACATCAAATTTAAACGAAACACAAAAAGAAATTGCCACCTTTTGGGACGATAACCCAAATGTATCAACACATCAAGGACATATAACTGTACAAAACCAAAAAATGACACCGGGTGGGCATTGGTTGGCTATAGCTCAGGATATAATCATTAAAAAAAATAAAACATTTGCTGAAGCAGCAAAAGCATTTGCTTTAACTTCCATTGCAATACAGGATGCGTTGATAGCTACCTGGCATGCCAAATACTTTTACAATACCGTAAGACCTGTTACGGTAATACTTGAAAATATCAGCGAAGAATGGGATCCTTATTTACAGACCCCACCTTTTCCTGAATATCCAAGTGGACATAGCACCCTTTCGGGAGCTGCATCATCGGTGCTTATTGCCTTGTGGGGCGATACAATTGCCTTTACCGATAGCAGCGAGTTTGAGTATGGATTGCCGGTGCGCTCATTTGACTCATTCACACAAGCAGCCAATGAAGTAAGCATTAGTAGAGTCTATGGTGGTATTCACTATCAATTTGCTTGCGATAATGGACTCAAAAACGGAAGGCGGATAGGCGACTTCATCGTTAAAAAACATAAACAACAGTAA